A part of Oncorhynchus clarkii lewisi isolate Uvic-CL-2024 chromosome 17, UVic_Ocla_1.0, whole genome shotgun sequence genomic DNA contains:
- the LOC139371174 gene encoding SH2 domain-containing protein 5-like isoform X1 translates to MGETPVRDDGTVTRSAEYVGSFPVDDCCLDDQMQQLHTQLKSLKTCKKRRSVSLKFSIKGVKMYDEDETTILMAHALRRVSLSTAHPSDAQFAFVSHNPGNPDAQLYCHLFKASHARAAQFLNLLLCRCFQLSYLEKHPEEAQVESAGPLPNCTPSLLNQGFPLSVSALVSFRRAPTQGLLPGEKVFPLKNNSATTEEQPSIQENVITSPSLVRKKAIRNKVLRSGAYRSFTYTPHKQRHLQDRLNSPQGNGQDKMPGRRARAPSLAETEEALAQAVWCWAGITTDSSSSLLAEDVLGSYLLCPHPKRPGCGSLIIRFSSGLITHLIDNTYKGTYLLENCQQEFCTIAALIEHYTEFKEELDFPLSCARVNHCYEWEENVGKAHQSLKRKNAEYNQRKQWV, encoded by the exons ATGGGTGAGACACCAGTCAGGGATGATGGCACAGTTACAAGGTCAGCTGAG TATGTTGGCTCCTTTCCTGTGGATGACTGTTGTTTGGATGATCAGATGCAGCAGTTGCACACACAGCTCAAGTCTCTCAAA ACATGCAAGAAAAGGAGGTCTGTGTCCCTGAAATTTTCCATCAAAGGTGTGAAGATGTACGATGAAGATGAGACG ACCATCCTCATGGCCCATGCTCTACGAAGGGTCTCCCTTTCCACCGCCCACCCCTCGGACGCCCAGTTCGCCTTTGTTTCCCACAACCCAGGCAACCCTGATGCCCAACTATACTGCCACCTCTTCAAGGCTAGTCATGCCAGAGCA GCCCAGTTCCTGAACCTGTTGCTGTGCCGCTGTTTCCAGCTGTCCTACCTGGAGAAGCACCCAGAGGAGGCTCAAGTTGAGTCTGCAGGCCCACTGCCCAACTGTACCCCCTCCCTCCTCAACCAGGGCTTCCCTCTCAGTGTCAGCGCCCTTGTGTCCTTCAGAAGGGCCCCCACTCAGGGCTTACTCCCAGGGGAAAAG GTCTTCCCATTGAAAAACAACAGTGCAACAACTGAGGAACAACCAAGCATCCAAGAAAACGTCATCACCTCTCCTTCCCTGGTGCGCAAGAAAGCCATCCGCAACAAAGTACTGCGCTCAGGGGCCTATCGCTCCTTCACTTACACCCCTCACAAACAACGCCACCTCCAGGATCGGCTTAACTCTCCACAAG GAAACGGGCAGGacaaaatgccagggaggagagCCCGGGCCCCGAGCCTTGCTGAAACAGAAGAAGCTCTGGCTCAAGCGGTGTGGTGTTGGGCTGGCATCACCAC TGACAGCAGCTCTTCCCTGCTTGCAGAGGACGTCCTGGGCTCGTACCTCCTGTGCCCGCATCCTAAGAGGCCTGGCTGTGGCTCTCTCATCATTCGTTTCTCTTCTGGCCTCATCACCCACCTCATAGACAACACATATAAAGGGACATACCTGCTTGAG AACTGCCAACAAGAATTCTGCACCATTGCTGCTTTGATAGAGCACTACACAGAGTTCAAGGAGGAGCTGGACTTTCCTCTGAGTTGTGCCCGTGTAAACCACTGCTACGAGTGGGAGGAGAATGTTGGCAAGGCACACCAAAGCCTCAAAAGAAAGAATGCAGAATATAACCAGAGGAAGCAATGGGTTTAA
- the LOC139371174 gene encoding SH2 domain-containing protein 5-like isoform X2, whose product MGETPVRDDGTVTRSAETCKKRRSVSLKFSIKGVKMYDEDETTILMAHALRRVSLSTAHPSDAQFAFVSHNPGNPDAQLYCHLFKASHARAAQFLNLLLCRCFQLSYLEKHPEEAQVESAGPLPNCTPSLLNQGFPLSVSALVSFRRAPTQGLLPGEKVFPLKNNSATTEEQPSIQENVITSPSLVRKKAIRNKVLRSGAYRSFTYTPHKQRHLQDRLNSPQGNGQDKMPGRRARAPSLAETEEALAQAVWCWAGITTDSSSSLLAEDVLGSYLLCPHPKRPGCGSLIIRFSSGLITHLIDNTYKGTYLLENCQQEFCTIAALIEHYTEFKEELDFPLSCARVNHCYEWEENVGKAHQSLKRKNAEYNQRKQWV is encoded by the exons ATGGGTGAGACACCAGTCAGGGATGATGGCACAGTTACAAGGTCAGCTGAG ACATGCAAGAAAAGGAGGTCTGTGTCCCTGAAATTTTCCATCAAAGGTGTGAAGATGTACGATGAAGATGAGACG ACCATCCTCATGGCCCATGCTCTACGAAGGGTCTCCCTTTCCACCGCCCACCCCTCGGACGCCCAGTTCGCCTTTGTTTCCCACAACCCAGGCAACCCTGATGCCCAACTATACTGCCACCTCTTCAAGGCTAGTCATGCCAGAGCA GCCCAGTTCCTGAACCTGTTGCTGTGCCGCTGTTTCCAGCTGTCCTACCTGGAGAAGCACCCAGAGGAGGCTCAAGTTGAGTCTGCAGGCCCACTGCCCAACTGTACCCCCTCCCTCCTCAACCAGGGCTTCCCTCTCAGTGTCAGCGCCCTTGTGTCCTTCAGAAGGGCCCCCACTCAGGGCTTACTCCCAGGGGAAAAG GTCTTCCCATTGAAAAACAACAGTGCAACAACTGAGGAACAACCAAGCATCCAAGAAAACGTCATCACCTCTCCTTCCCTGGTGCGCAAGAAAGCCATCCGCAACAAAGTACTGCGCTCAGGGGCCTATCGCTCCTTCACTTACACCCCTCACAAACAACGCCACCTCCAGGATCGGCTTAACTCTCCACAAG GAAACGGGCAGGacaaaatgccagggaggagagCCCGGGCCCCGAGCCTTGCTGAAACAGAAGAAGCTCTGGCTCAAGCGGTGTGGTGTTGGGCTGGCATCACCAC TGACAGCAGCTCTTCCCTGCTTGCAGAGGACGTCCTGGGCTCGTACCTCCTGTGCCCGCATCCTAAGAGGCCTGGCTGTGGCTCTCTCATCATTCGTTTCTCTTCTGGCCTCATCACCCACCTCATAGACAACACATATAAAGGGACATACCTGCTTGAG AACTGCCAACAAGAATTCTGCACCATTGCTGCTTTGATAGAGCACTACACAGAGTTCAAGGAGGAGCTGGACTTTCCTCTGAGTTGTGCCCGTGTAAACCACTGCTACGAGTGGGAGGAGAATGTTGGCAAGGCACACCAAAGCCTCAAAAGAAAGAATGCAGAATATAACCAGAGGAAGCAATGGGTTTAA
- the LOC139369860 gene encoding specifically androgen-regulated gene protein-like isoform X2: MPKSDTWPGGVAIETMTGMDSAGSCDSVVSMNSGFSDDSFEHLSAEERACIMFLEETIESLETEEDSGLSNDEPDRLPTPGNVATKMAHLSASMGQNKLNNVSKYPREQNGYLVPTPFILANSTSCILPKARPGIPQDKENSLSKPQVTALDNMLCQGNHPCLPPEVNVVVIPPPSKLKDYPGQRPPPSPRGPLSYEALVQLRKSASMKRTPQSPTAETRDWNRQPSASDIPIHPHHGSTPRGCSVTPAQVILPREPSNHKASPPVVFPKPPKIPSHIAVNTQRDTANPTTDSSAPSLGSLPRDRRLSDPQKVRNDALQKLGLLRDNNESQPEPVTPLCTSKSHSSLELTSARVGVKAPPHGNPTRSQPSTTSQGPRESNSRPVKSSSSFLHRSSEEQPTAPLSHPSKPSGVKAATLERSGVGLGSYMADHGIHPDPRSATLGSQREGGRCTPSALNKASEQVKTTPAAQPVSPHKTLHCPGFSVMMMPSMGEDRREALRKLGLLKD; encoded by the exons ATGCCTAAGAGTGACACATGGCCGGGTGGTGTCGCCATAGAGACAATGACTGGCATGGACAGTGCAGGCAGCTGTGACAGTGTTGTCAGCATGAACTCTGGATTT AGTGACGATAGCTTTGAGCACCTGTCTGCTGAGGAGAGGGCATGTATCATGTTCTTGGAAGAGACCATAGAGTCCCTAGAGACTGAGGAGGACAGTGGACTATCCAATGATGAGCCTGACCGCCTGCCCACCCCTGGCAATGTGGCCACCAAGATGGCCCACCTCTCTGCCTCCATGGGCCAAAACAAACTCAACA ATGTATCAAAATATCCCAGAGAGCAGAACGGTTACCTGGTTCCTACTCCATTCATCCTGGCCAACAGCACCTCCTGCATCCTGCCAAAGGCTAGGCCAGGCATACCCCAAGATAAGGAGAACTCTCTCTCAAAGCCCCAGGTCACTGCCTTGGACAACATGCTATGTCAGGGCAACCACCCTTGTTTACCCCCTGAGGTCAATGTTGTTGTGATTCCCCCTCCATCAAAGCTCAAAGACTACCCTGGTCAGAGACCACCTCCTTCACCCAGAGGTCCTCTGTCCTATGAAGCCCTAGTGCAGCTGAGGAAGAGTGCCTCCATGAAGAGAACTCCTCAAAGTCCCACAGCTGAGACCAGAGACTGGAACAGGCAGCCCTCTGCGTCAGACATTCCCATTCACCCGCATCATGGAAGCACACCCAGAGGCTGCTCAGTCACCCCAGCCCAGGTGATACTCCCCCGGGAGCCCAGCAATCACAAGGCCAGTCCTCCAGTTGTGTTCCCAAAACCCCCCAAAATTCCTTCCCACATTGCTGTGAATACCCAAAGGGATACTGCTAACCCCACTACGGACTCCAGTGCCCCTTCCTTGGGCTCATTGCCCAGGGACAGGCGTTTGTCGGACCCACAGAAGGTGAGAAATGATGCCTTACAAAAGCTGGGGCTCCTGAGAGACAATAATGAGTCCCAACCTGAGCCTGTTACGCCACTGTGCACCTCCAAATCTCACTCCTCCTTGGAACTAACTTCAGCCCGTGTGGGAGTCAAAGCTCCACCTCATGGTAACCCAACAAGAAGCCAGCCCTCAACTACCTCCCAGGGACCCAGAGAATCTAACAGCAGGCCAGTAAAAAGTAGCAGCAGCTTCCTCCATCGCTCTAGTGAGGAGCAGCCCACCGCCCCCCTCTCACACCCGTCCAAACCCAGTGGGGTCAAAGCTGCCACCCTGGAGCGCTCAGGGGTGGGGCTTGGGAGCTACATGGCCGACCATGGGATACATCCCGATCCCCGCTCCGCCACCCTTGGCAGCCAGAGGGAGGGTGGACGTTGCACCCCATCTGCTCTCAACAAAGCCTCAGAACAGGTGAAAACAACCCCCGCTGCTCAGCCAGTGTCCCCCCACAAGACTCTGCACTGCCCAGGCTTCAGTGTGATGATGATGCCCAGCATGGGAGAAGACAGACGAGAGGCACTTAGGAAGCTGGGGCTGCTGAAAGACTAG
- the LOC139369860 gene encoding specifically androgen-regulated gene protein-like isoform X1 — protein MECGVISTNPVKLQQITEREKGFLLPTSITTLDSFILTMPKSDTWPGGVAIETMTGMDSAGSCDSVVSMNSGFSDDSFEHLSAEERACIMFLEETIESLETEEDSGLSNDEPDRLPTPGNVATKMAHLSASMGQNKLNNVSKYPREQNGYLVPTPFILANSTSCILPKARPGIPQDKENSLSKPQVTALDNMLCQGNHPCLPPEVNVVVIPPPSKLKDYPGQRPPPSPRGPLSYEALVQLRKSASMKRTPQSPTAETRDWNRQPSASDIPIHPHHGSTPRGCSVTPAQVILPREPSNHKASPPVVFPKPPKIPSHIAVNTQRDTANPTTDSSAPSLGSLPRDRRLSDPQKVRNDALQKLGLLRDNNESQPEPVTPLCTSKSHSSLELTSARVGVKAPPHGNPTRSQPSTTSQGPRESNSRPVKSSSSFLHRSSEEQPTAPLSHPSKPSGVKAATLERSGVGLGSYMADHGIHPDPRSATLGSQREGGRCTPSALNKASEQVKTTPAAQPVSPHKTLHCPGFSVMMMPSMGEDRREALRKLGLLKD, from the exons ATGGAATGTGGGGTTATTAGCACAAATCCTGTAAAATTGCAACAAATTACAG agagagagaaaggttttcTACTACCAACTTCTATTACGACCTTGGACTCCTTCATCCTTACAATGCCTAAGAGTGACACATGGCCGGGTGGTGTCGCCATAGAGACAATGACTGGCATGGACAGTGCAGGCAGCTGTGACAGTGTTGTCAGCATGAACTCTGGATTT AGTGACGATAGCTTTGAGCACCTGTCTGCTGAGGAGAGGGCATGTATCATGTTCTTGGAAGAGACCATAGAGTCCCTAGAGACTGAGGAGGACAGTGGACTATCCAATGATGAGCCTGACCGCCTGCCCACCCCTGGCAATGTGGCCACCAAGATGGCCCACCTCTCTGCCTCCATGGGCCAAAACAAACTCAACA ATGTATCAAAATATCCCAGAGAGCAGAACGGTTACCTGGTTCCTACTCCATTCATCCTGGCCAACAGCACCTCCTGCATCCTGCCAAAGGCTAGGCCAGGCATACCCCAAGATAAGGAGAACTCTCTCTCAAAGCCCCAGGTCACTGCCTTGGACAACATGCTATGTCAGGGCAACCACCCTTGTTTACCCCCTGAGGTCAATGTTGTTGTGATTCCCCCTCCATCAAAGCTCAAAGACTACCCTGGTCAGAGACCACCTCCTTCACCCAGAGGTCCTCTGTCCTATGAAGCCCTAGTGCAGCTGAGGAAGAGTGCCTCCATGAAGAGAACTCCTCAAAGTCCCACAGCTGAGACCAGAGACTGGAACAGGCAGCCCTCTGCGTCAGACATTCCCATTCACCCGCATCATGGAAGCACACCCAGAGGCTGCTCAGTCACCCCAGCCCAGGTGATACTCCCCCGGGAGCCCAGCAATCACAAGGCCAGTCCTCCAGTTGTGTTCCCAAAACCCCCCAAAATTCCTTCCCACATTGCTGTGAATACCCAAAGGGATACTGCTAACCCCACTACGGACTCCAGTGCCCCTTCCTTGGGCTCATTGCCCAGGGACAGGCGTTTGTCGGACCCACAGAAGGTGAGAAATGATGCCTTACAAAAGCTGGGGCTCCTGAGAGACAATAATGAGTCCCAACCTGAGCCTGTTACGCCACTGTGCACCTCCAAATCTCACTCCTCCTTGGAACTAACTTCAGCCCGTGTGGGAGTCAAAGCTCCACCTCATGGTAACCCAACAAGAAGCCAGCCCTCAACTACCTCCCAGGGACCCAGAGAATCTAACAGCAGGCCAGTAAAAAGTAGCAGCAGCTTCCTCCATCGCTCTAGTGAGGAGCAGCCCACCGCCCCCCTCTCACACCCGTCCAAACCCAGTGGGGTCAAAGCTGCCACCCTGGAGCGCTCAGGGGTGGGGCTTGGGAGCTACATGGCCGACCATGGGATACATCCCGATCCCCGCTCCGCCACCCTTGGCAGCCAGAGGGAGGGTGGACGTTGCACCCCATCTGCTCTCAACAAAGCCTCAGAACAGGTGAAAACAACCCCCGCTGCTCAGCCAGTGTCCCCCCACAAGACTCTGCACTGCCCAGGCTTCAGTGTGATGATGATGCCCAGCATGGGAGAAGACAGACGAGAGGCACTTAGGAAGCTGGGGCTGCTGAAAGACTAG